In Citrus sinensis cultivar Valencia sweet orange chromosome 4, DVS_A1.0, whole genome shotgun sequence, one DNA window encodes the following:
- the LOC102611312 gene encoding uncharacterized protein LOC102611312 isoform X8 — MYGNTTGVMESQTANQLPEANTLPDGFVDSSTEDLAPLTPNVEQEKPHGDYKEEGFAGLGDSSESRHEFASKEFQTSEGRTEKTQKLRTFPVPLSEMDNSHASVDLAEVPSKGSVEHRESAVINPNSAAVSEASAGASGCCKVKGQVQEECQNIESSIEERSEAQGINKKDVSVSESDDTLKNRKPENTETRRKSSKRTFKSEKEFLEFTLKYQQVLAERDAAMAVRDKLESLCRELQRQNKMLMDECKRVSSEGQNLRLDLSAKFQDAIKDVSIKLEEQKDDCLSQLKENEMLRTNLKQLADQYALTEQQYAQKLKQKTLELQIGELKIKQHEEKLVQEQSQMKLYAEQVSQLLATEKNLRLQLTADGEKFQQFQDALVKSNEVFETFKQEIEKMAKSIKELKQENMFLKRKCETSDIIRIELLKWTSGQ, encoded by the exons ATGTATGGTAATACTACAGGAGTAATGGAGAGCCAAACTGCAAATCAGCTGCCTGAAGCAAATACATTACCCGATGGGTTCGTTGATAGCTCCACAGAGGATCTGGCTCCGCTAACCCCGAATGTGGAACAGGAAAAGCCTCATGGTGATTACAAGGAGGAGGGTTTTGCAGGACTAGGTGATTCTAGTGAGTCTAGGCATGAGTTTGCATCGAAAGAGTTTCAAACAAGCGAGGGTAGGACAGAGAAGACTCAGAAACTGAGAACTTTTCCTGTTCCTTTATCTGAAATGGATAATTCTCATGCTTCAGTGGACTTGGCAGAAGTGCCCAGTAAGGGTTCTGTGGAACACAGAGAGAGTGCGGTCATCAATCCTAATTCAGCTGCTGTCTCTGAGGCTTCGGCTGGGGCATCTGGATGCTGTAAGGTGAAAGGCCAAGTTCAAGAAGAATGTCAAAATATAGAGTCAT cCATTGAAGAACGATCTGAAGCACAAGGGATCAATAAGAAGGATGTTTCTGTGTCAGAAAGTGATGATACTCTGAAAAACAGAAAACCA GAAAATACTGAAACCCGACGTAAGAGTTCAAAGCGCACCTTTAAATCTGAAAAGGAATTTCTTGAGTTCACTCTAAAATATCAGCAAGTTCTTGCTGAAAGAGATGCag CGATGGCTGTTAGAGATAAACTGGAGTCGCTGTGCAGAGAGTTGCAACGCCAGAATAAAATGCTAATG GATGAGTGCAAACGAGTATCATCAGAGGGGCAGAACCTGAGATTAGACTTGTCGGCCAAGTTCCAAGATGCAATTAAG GATGTTAGCATTAAGCTAGAAGAACAAAAGGATGACTGTCTTTCTCAACTAAAGGAGAACGAGAT GCTAAGGACTAATCTGAAGCAGCTAGCTGATCAGTATGCCCTTACCGAACAACAATATGCACAGAAG TTAAAGCAAAAAACACTGGAACTTCAGATTGgtgaattgaaaattaagcAACATGAGGAGAAATTAGTTCAGGAACAGTCCCAAATGAAATTGTATGCCGAACAGGTGTCACAATTACTGGCTACCGAAAAGAATTTGCGCTTGCAGTTGACAGCTGATGGCGAAAAGTTCCAGCAATTCCAG gATGCATTGGTAAAGAGCAATGAGGTCTTTGAAACATTTAAGCAAGAGATTGAGAag ATGGCAAAATCAATCAAGGAACTCAAGCAGGAAAACATGTTCCTGAAGAGAAAATGTGAAACATCAGACATTATCCGTATAGAACTGTTGAAGTG GACTTCTGGGCAGTAA
- the LOC102611312 gene encoding uncharacterized protein LOC102611312 isoform X3, with product MESQTANQLPEANTLPDGFVDSSTEDLAPLTPNVEQEKPHGDYKEEGFAGLGDSSESRHEFASKEFQTSEGRTEKTQKLRTFPVPLSEMDNSHASVDLAEVPSKGSVEHRESAVINPNSAAVSEASAGASGCCKVKGQVQEECQNIESSIEERSEAQGINKKDVSVSESDDTLKNRKPENTETRRKSSKRTFKSEKEFLEFTLKYQQVLAERDAAMAVRDKLESLCRELQRQNKMLMDECKRVSSEGQNLRLDLSAKFQDAIKDVSIKLEEQKDDCLSQLKENEMLRTNLKQLADQYALTEQQYAQKLKQKTLELQIGELKIKQHEEKLVQEQSQMKLYAEQVSQLLATEKNLRLQLTADGEKFQQFQDALVKSNEVFETFKQEIEKMAKSIKELKQENMFLKRKCETSDIIRIELLKWLVGLHVQVFILSFVNNNYVISIHHKTILHKMDNSRFSCCLVHPPLWQAL from the exons ATGGAGAGCCAAACTGCAAATCAGCTGCCTGAAGCAAATACATTACCCGATGGGTTCGTTGATAGCTCCACAGAGGATCTGGCTCCGCTAACCCCGAATGTGGAACAGGAAAAGCCTCATGGTGATTACAAGGAGGAGGGTTTTGCAGGACTAGGTGATTCTAGTGAGTCTAGGCATGAGTTTGCATCGAAAGAGTTTCAAACAAGCGAGGGTAGGACAGAGAAGACTCAGAAACTGAGAACTTTTCCTGTTCCTTTATCTGAAATGGATAATTCTCATGCTTCAGTGGACTTGGCAGAAGTGCCCAGTAAGGGTTCTGTGGAACACAGAGAGAGTGCGGTCATCAATCCTAATTCAGCTGCTGTCTCTGAGGCTTCGGCTGGGGCATCTGGATGCTGTAAGGTGAAAGGCCAAGTTCAAGAAGAATGTCAAAATATAGAGTCAT cCATTGAAGAACGATCTGAAGCACAAGGGATCAATAAGAAGGATGTTTCTGTGTCAGAAAGTGATGATACTCTGAAAAACAGAAAACCA GAAAATACTGAAACCCGACGTAAGAGTTCAAAGCGCACCTTTAAATCTGAAAAGGAATTTCTTGAGTTCACTCTAAAATATCAGCAAGTTCTTGCTGAAAGAGATGCag CGATGGCTGTTAGAGATAAACTGGAGTCGCTGTGCAGAGAGTTGCAACGCCAGAATAAAATGCTAATG GATGAGTGCAAACGAGTATCATCAGAGGGGCAGAACCTGAGATTAGACTTGTCGGCCAAGTTCCAAGATGCAATTAAG GATGTTAGCATTAAGCTAGAAGAACAAAAGGATGACTGTCTTTCTCAACTAAAGGAGAACGAGAT GCTAAGGACTAATCTGAAGCAGCTAGCTGATCAGTATGCCCTTACCGAACAACAATATGCACAGAAG TTAAAGCAAAAAACACTGGAACTTCAGATTGgtgaattgaaaattaagcAACATGAGGAGAAATTAGTTCAGGAACAGTCCCAAATGAAATTGTATGCCGAACAGGTGTCACAATTACTGGCTACCGAAAAGAATTTGCGCTTGCAGTTGACAGCTGATGGCGAAAAGTTCCAGCAATTCCAG gATGCATTGGTAAAGAGCAATGAGGTCTTTGAAACATTTAAGCAAGAGATTGAGAag ATGGCAAAATCAATCAAGGAACTCAAGCAGGAAAACATGTTCCTGAAGAGAAAATGTGAAACATCAGACATTATCCGTATAGAACTGTTGAAGTGGTTAGTTGGTTTGCATGTTCaggtttttattctttctttcgtCAACAATAACTATGTCATTTCAATACATCACAAGACAATTCTTCATAAGATGGACAATTCCAGGTTTTCTTGTTGCCTTGTTCATCCTCCTCTATGGCAGGCGCTTTAA